Genomic window (Thiosulfatimonas sediminis):
TCGCTTCGCGCACTTGCGCACCGCGGCTTTGCAAATCAAGCGAATCATGCGGGTTCAAAGTATCTAATAATGAGTGTAATCTTGACCAGAGGTGATTATGCTCAAGCAACAAGCGATAGGCCTCGGCAGTAATCGCAAAGCCATTCGGGACGGGGATACCCTGCGGCACCAACTCTTGGTACATTTCACCCAAAGAGGCGTTTTTGCCGCCAACCAGCGGTACGTCTTCAATGCGCAACTCGTTAAAAAAACGAATATAGTTAAATGTCTGGGTTGAAGTCTGATTCACAAGCGTCCCCTTAACTTGAATTGAGCTTAGAGGATACGCCTTTTTACAAACATCAGCAAAACTTCAAACCAGCAATATTTAACTATCGCAAAGCCACTTAAGAGAAATCAAAAATTGCTGCCTTGGATCTGCTCTTACGACTGAATTGCAGAGCCGAAACCACCGGTAAAATCACTGCGGTTTTTCTGCCACCAATCGCACCATTCTGCCCATGGGCTCCTGTGAAAGCACGACAAACCCGGCACTTTGCAGTAGATAGATTAAATCTTCGGTATGGTAGCGATTATGCTCTAAAAAATGCTCAAAAACCGTAGCAACTTCATCATTTTGCATAGTTTCTTGCCATAGCTTGTTGGCCGGAAACTTATGATCCAGATAACTTTGCAAGGGCTGACGCACCAAATCAATAATGCACCAACGACCTCCTGGCTTAAGCCATTGATACACAGCTTTGATTAAACACACCGGCTGCGGTAATTCATGCAATAACATATTCGCCATCACGGCAGCCACTTGACCATTTACCCCCCAATCTTGTGGCGCAAGTAAATCTCCACGAAGTAAATGTGCGTTTTTCGGCAAATCCAAAGCCGCGACCAACATATATTCTGCCGCCTCAATACCCAACACACGATTCTCCGGATAGCGCAACGCCAAGTCGTTGACAAACTGGCCAATGCCCGCACCCAAATCCATCAGCACATCACCGCGCACAATCGGCTCGGCAAGCTGTTGATTCCAAAACGCCCAAAAATCCACGTCGTGACGACGCTCATAGCTTTGGGTAATCATCTGCCGAGCAAAATCACCATCACCGCCATGATGACGTAAAATTTGTTGTTGTGTTTTTTCCATCATTTTCTCCAAATTAAGCGCTTTTTATTGGGCGTGATTCGCCACCTCTGTCCAAACATCAATGGCCGCTAAATACAAAACCAATTTTTGCGGACGGTTTTCTTGCGCACGAAAAAGTTCCGCATAGCGATGCAGTTGCGGGGCGTAATACTGTTGCTGCATCTCGATAAATTCCGCGCGCTGAGCAGCACTGTCGCACACCTCACAAGCACTGGTTTTATAATCAATAATCCAGCGCACTCCATCATCGTCAATTAAGGTGTAATCGATAATGTGCTGCTCAATTTCTCCCTGTGCATTGAGCGACTGGAGTGCATACTCGCTGAGCGCGTGCTGCCGGCTTTGCGACAAGGCCCAACGCATTTGAGGGTTTTCATAGGCATTTTTTAAACAACTGGCGACTTTCTGCCAAGCACGTTGGGTCTGCGCAGCATCCAAGCCTTGCTGCTGCAGCCAACGCAGATAAAAATCAGTCTGCTTTTGCAAGGCCATATCAGCAACATGTTCAATACCAGTACGCGCCCACTGTTCTAAGACTTTATGAACCAGATTACCGGCCGCTTTACTGACGAGATTCTCCGCCTGCCAATACTCTGGTTGCGGCGTTTCTGGCACGACGCCCTGTGTTACAACCGAAGCGATGCTGGGCGCGTCATCCGGCTTGTTCTTATTTTTGAGTAATTGAGGTCTGTCGAGATGCGCCAGGTAAGCAAACAAACCCTTTCGCTGTAATGGCAAACGAGCGACCGCAATCGACGGGGCTTGCATCGCAACAGGTTTATCGTCCAATGACGCGCTGTTGAGTTGTTGTTCAATCGCTGCCACAACCGACGTCTGAACCGCCGGCCAAAGCGCTTCAAGCATCGAGCTTTTCGTCGGCGCAAAAAGCGTAACATCGGTGTCTTGTTGTATTTTCAACTCGGCAAACAAATGCAACTGCACTTTGGCTCGAGTACACGCCACATACAATAATCGCCCCAACTCATATTGCTGTTTGTGTGATTCAAACTGGGTTAACAAGCGACTTAAATACGACTTTTCTTGCCCTTTTTGATCAATCGGCGCCAGCACTAAATGCTCTTTTTGCTTGGTATCCATAAACTGAAACCAAGACACCAACTCCGGATCTTTATT
Coding sequences:
- a CDS encoding class I SAM-dependent methyltransferase, whose protein sequence is MMEKTQQQILRHHGGDGDFARQMITQSYERRHDVDFWAFWNQQLAEPIVRGDVLMDLGAGIGQFVNDLALRYPENRVLGIEAAEYMLVAALDLPKNAHLLRGDLLAPQDWGVNGQVAAVMANMLLHELPQPVCLIKAVYQWLKPGGRWCIIDLVRQPLQSYLDHKFPANKLWQETMQNDEVATVFEHFLEHNRYHTEDLIYLLQSAGFVVLSQEPMGRMVRLVAEKPQ